ACAGATAAAGCTGATGTACGTAGTATTGGTTTTATTGCGCATATGGATACGGCTGACTTTAACGCAGTTAATGTTAACCCACAATTCGTAGAAAATTATGATGGCGTTTCAGATATCACATTAGGTGACAGCAAATATAAATTAACAGTAAAAGATTTCCCTAATTTAGCAAATTACACAGGTCAAACGTTAATTACAACGGACGGCACAACGTTATTAGGTGCTGATGATAAATCTGGTATTGCTGAAATTATGACAGCAATGGAAATTTTAATCAATAATCCAGATATTAAACACGGAAAAGTTAAAGTGGCTTTTGGACCAGATGAAGAAATCGGAGTAGGTGCAGACCGTTTTGACGTTGAAGATTTCGATGTTGATTTTGCCTATACAATGGATGGTGGTCCAGTAGGCGAATTAAACTATGAAACGTTTAGTGCTGCTCAAGCTAATATTACGATTCATGGGAAAAATGTTCATCCAGGTACAGCTAAAAATACCATGATAAATGCTTTATCTTTAGCGATTGCCTTTGATAATCAGTTACCAGCGGATGAACGTCCACAGTTTACTGAAGGTTATGAAGGATTCTTCCATTTAATGGAATTATCTGGTAATGAAGAAGAAGCTAAAATGAGCTATATTATTCGTGATCATAAGCGCGAAAAATTTGAAGCACGTAAAGCTTTGATTACGGAAATTCAATCAAGAATGAATGCAGTTTTCGATGAAGAGCGTATTTTGGTAGAAATGTATGACCAATACTACAATATGGGTGAAATTATCGAAAAAGATATGAGCATTATCGAATTAGCAAAAGAAGCAATGGTTGAAGTAGGCATTGAACCTAAAGTTGAACCTGTTCGTGGTGGTACAGACGGCTCTAAAATTTCTTATATGGGATTACCTACACCTAATATTTTTGCGGGTGGCGAAAATATGCACGGACGTTTTGAATTTGTCGCAGTAGAAAGTATGCAAACAGCGACAGACGTTATCGTTGGTATCATCAAATTAAACGAGCAAAAGGCAGTTTAATATGAGTACAGGAATTTTAGTCTATTTAATCGCGGCTAACGTGTATGTTTTTTTCTTGATGTGGCTTGATTATCACCAAGAAAAAACGGGTAAAAAAGAATGGCCAGTTTCTGAATGGCAAATGATGACAATTGGCTTGTGCGGTGGCGGGTTAGGTGGCGCACTAGCCATGATTATCTTGGGTCATAAAGAAAATCGTAAACGCGTAAAAATTATTTATTCACTAGGTTTGATTATTGCCGTCATTTTGTTTGCTAAAATGATAGGTTGGATTTAATATAATGGGGCAATGAGCTGGAAATATAGGCTTTTCTAGTTCATTGCTTTTTTTGAAAGGAAAGAATGATGCTAACATTTGATGAGAAAAAACAAATTATTGAAGAATTTAAAGAATTACAAGCTCAGCCAGTTTCAATGAATCGCATTAACTATCACTATCCCGAAAGCGCAGTTGATCGTACGGTTGTGGTAAAATACCTTCATCCGAAAAGTCACAATGCGTTTGTGTATGCAGGGTATCTACCAGCTGATGAGACTAATGACGGTTATATTTCTGTTAGAGACGCTTCAGCTGAAGAATTACGTCGATTAATTCAACTTGGTATTGAGGAATTACGTAAAACATTAGACGGTTTTGA
This is a stretch of genomic DNA from Vagococcus zengguangii. It encodes these proteins:
- the pepT gene encoding peptidase T, translated to MYENLVPRFINYVKKETRSDHTSQTVPSTSSQIEFAHMLEAELKELGMTNVKYNESNGFVTAELPSNTDKADVRSIGFIAHMDTADFNAVNVNPQFVENYDGVSDITLGDSKYKLTVKDFPNLANYTGQTLITTDGTTLLGADDKSGIAEIMTAMEILINNPDIKHGKVKVAFGPDEEIGVGADRFDVEDFDVDFAYTMDGGPVGELNYETFSAAQANITIHGKNVHPGTAKNTMINALSLAIAFDNQLPADERPQFTEGYEGFFHLMELSGNEEEAKMSYIIRDHKREKFEARKALITEIQSRMNAVFDEERILVEMYDQYYNMGEIIEKDMSIIELAKEAMVEVGIEPKVEPVRGGTDGSKISYMGLPTPNIFAGGENMHGRFEFVAVESMQTATDVIVGIIKLNEQKAV
- a CDS encoding DUF1294 domain-containing protein, encoding MSTGILVYLIAANVYVFFLMWLDYHQEKTGKKEWPVSEWQMMTIGLCGGGLGGALAMIILGHKENRKRVKIIYSLGLIIAVILFAKMIGWI